The Streptomyces tubercidicus DNA segment TGGGGTTGGGGCTCACGGTGACGGGGGTGGGGTTGCCGTTCACGGTCGCGGTGAACGAACCGGCGGTGTAGGTGTGGGTGGTCTGCCCGCTCCCGGTGGCGTCCAGGGGGACGGTGACCGTGGGGCTGGCGTCCCCGAAGTTCACCACCGCGGTCCCGTTCGGAGTCCCCCCGGAAATGTTGAACGTCACCGGTTGCCCGCACACCGGCGACGCCGGCGAGGTCGTCACCGTCAACGGCGAAATCTCCGTCACGTTGGCCGAATTGGCGTTGGTGACGTAGACGTTACTGTTCTGCGCCGCCGCCACCGAGAACGGGAACGCGCCGACGGGGACGGTGGCCACGACGGTGTTCGTGGTGCTGCTGATCACCGTCACGTTGTTGGAATTGCTGTTGCCGACGTAGACGTTGCCGGTCGGCGCCACCGCCACGCCGAACGGGCCCCCGCCGGTGGGGACGGTGGCCAGGACCGTGTTCGTGGCGCTGTCGATCACCGTCACGTTGTTCGAAACGGTGTTGGTGACGTAGACGTTGCCGTTCTGCGCCACCGCGATCACCCCCGGGACCGTGCCGGCGGGGACGGTGGCCACGACCGTGTTCGTGGCGCTGTCGATCACCGTCACGTTGTTCGAGGTCTGGTTGGCGATGTAGACGTTGCCGTTCTGCGCCACCGCCGCATAGCCCGGGAAACCACCGGTGGGGAGGGTGGTCAGGACGGTGTTCGTGGCGCTGCTGATCACCGTCACGGTGTTCGCGTTCCGGTTGGCGACGTAGACGTTGCCGTTCGCCGCCACCGCCACCGCGTCCGGGACCGCGCCGACGGGGACGGTGGCCAGGACGGTGTTCGTGGCGCTGCTGATCACCGTCACGTTGTTGGAAGTGCTGTTGGCGACGTAGACGTTGCCGTTCGGCGCCACCGCCAGCGCGAACGGGCCCCCGCCGACGGGGACGGTGGCCAGGACCGTGTTCGTGGCGCTGCTGATCACCGTCACGTTGTTCGAGCTCTGGTTGGTGACGTAGACGTTGCCGTTCGCCGCCACCGCGATCATGGCCGGGTCTGAGCCGGCGGGGACGGTGGCCAGGACGGTGTTCGTGGTGCTGTTGATCACCGTCACGTTGGCCGAATTGGCGTTGCCGACGTAGACGTTGCCGTTCTGCGCCACCGCCACCGCCAGCGGGGTCGTGCCCGCCGGGATCGTCACCGTGGAGAACGCCGCACTGAACGGCGCGGCCGCAAGCCCCCGTACAGCGGCCACCTCGGATCCACCGGCCGGTACAACCGGCCGAAACCCGCCGGCTACCGCCGGAGCTCCCAACCAACCCGTAGTCGGTTTCATGACAAACCTCTCTCAGCTGAGAGGGCCGCCCAAGAACTCCCACCGGGGCCCGCGTCGCACAGCGCCGGTATACGCGCACCGGATCACCGCTTGCACACCGGGACAGAGAGAGGACACACCGACACGTACCACGCACTGGCGCACCGGCGCACCGGCGCACCGGCGCACCGCAGGGGTTGCCCATCTCTCCCCGGAGAGATGGGCAACCCACCGGAAAACGGTCACCACCATTAACTCGAAATGGCCAATGGAACACCACCCTCTTGACTCGACTATCACCCGGACAGACCAATACACAGCCCCACTCGGGCACGTCGTTGGAGAGGACGAACTGGCGCGCAGTGTGGCCCGGAACGTGGAGCTGAGCAGGGGGACGAGGCGAGGCGCGTCCAGTACTCGGCCGGGAAGTCGAAGACCGCCCCAGCGGGAAGGTGCGCCTCCTTCCGGCAGGAGTGATCCACAGGCGTCGGCCTTCGCTCCGCTGGTACCAAGCGCCGCGTCCGGGGGCCGACAAGTCCCTGACCGCGGCTCCCGCCGAGGCGGGAGCCCTGGAGCGGGCCACCGGCCCACCGACAAGCCGACAGGGGTTCCTCACCTCTCACGCGGCATCACGCCGCCCCTATCGCAGGGGCTCGCAGGAAGGCGGACTACATCACGCCACGAGAGCCGGAACCTCCCAGGTCGCATCGCGTTTCAGGGCAGCCTTCAGTGGCCACATCGGCACGCCGTCGGCGAGCTTCACCGTACGGATTACTGACCACTCCGTCGGGATGGGCCACGGTTCCGGTGCCGGACGCCGCAGTGTGCGGCGCTCCGGTGGCCGCAACGGCTCCGGCGGCGGGGGCAGGCGCCGCGAGGGCGGCCACCGCGGCGGTCGCGGCTCAGCAGAAGCTATTACGGCGAGACGATATCTGCATCAACATGCAGAGTTCCAAGGTTCTTTGGTTAAACGGATGGTGCCCGTGACAACGCGGACTGCTCCGCTGGATATACACGGGGGCGGGGTGCGGCGGTGAGCAGCTGGTGGCGAGGGAGAGGCGGATGCGGCTCGGTGGCCGTCGCTACACCTCCGTTTCGCCGAGTTGACGGATGAGGTGGTCGGCGAACTCGCTCACCACTGCGGGGAGCTGGCGGCCGGCCATGGCCTGGATCTGGAGGGTGCGGAGGTGCATTTCCGGGTTGAGGATGGGGATGGATTTCAGGCCTTCGACGCGTAGGCGTTCATGGACGCTGATGTGGCCGATCAGGGAGACGGCGTTGGCCTCTTTGACGAAGGCAGACAGGGTGCTGGAGCTGGAGCTGACCAGCAGGGGTTCGAAGGCAATGCCCTCGATCGAGCAGCAGAGGTCGAAGAGGCGCCGGTTCGTCGTGCCTTCTTCGGTGAGTGCGACCGGATAGGGGAGGAGGTCGTGCAGGTGGATCTCGTTGCGCTGGGCGAGGGGGTGGTCGGATCGGACCAGGGCCTGGATCGGGGCCCGCTGGGCGTGTATGACGCGGACGTCGGGAACGGGCGCGAGGCTGAAGGTGACGGCCAGGTCGACCGAGCCGTCCTGGACCATTTGTGTGGCCAAGGAAGGGGTGACCACGGGGAGATGGAAGGTGGTGCCCGGATGGTCCTTGCGGAAGGAGGCCATGGCGGCCGGGAGGAATTCCTGTGCGCCGCCCTGCGAACTCGCCACCCTGACAATGGCCCCCAGCCGGCCGCGGCCGCGGATTTCCGCGAGCAGCTGATCGGTTTCCAGTGCGGCGCGGCGCGCATAAGCGGCCAGGAGGGTACCGGCCTCACTCGGCACCATTCCGCGTGGGCGACGCTCGAACAGCGCCACACCGATTTCCTGCTCAAGTTTCCCGATCTGCCGGCTGATAGCCGAGCCTGCGACCAGCAGTCGCCTGGACGCTTCGTTGACCGAGCCGGTGCGGACAACTTCGAGGAAGTACTCAAGAGCCGGACTGTTCAGCATGCCGTCAGCATATGGCGACATTGCCTTTTGGGCAACGATTTGTTCGATAAATTGCGATTGCGTGAATGGTCGGGCCACGTCTACCTTCGTCATATGCCCTGCGGGCTCACCCGGCCGGGCGGACCGTAAGACGACATAGCGCCTCTCGCGGCGAACTCATCGATCAGTGGTCGGCTCAGAGCCTCCTTAGCCGCTCAGGTGTACATCCCCCCCCACAGGCAGCCGAGGCAGGGGAAAGACGATGAATGCGACAGCCCCCAGCAGTGCATACTCCGGCTCGCATGCGATGCCGCGGCGGGACGCGGAATTTCTCTTTCCGCTGCCGCACATACCGGAGGCCGTAGGCCTGGTGCGCCGACGCGCGCACACCGTACTGACCGGCTGGAATCTGCCTGCCACCACCATTGAGGACGCGGTCCTGGTGATCTCGGAACTGGTCACCAACGCGGTCACTCACGCCCTTCCTCCAGCCGTGCTGCAGATGTCGCGGACGACGGCCGAAGAACCTCGGGCGCTGCGTATCGAGGTCACCGATGCGGGTCCGGCCGCGCCCGTACCCCGGCCTGCCGACGGCCGGCACCCGGCTGAACACGGCCGTGGAAACGCCATCGTCACGGCCCTGGCCGCCCGGCACGGTACCCGTGTCGAGCCCGGCGCGATCACCCGGTGGGCGGACCTTCCCGTCACGTGACGGCGCTCATCCGGTCGTTGCTTTTTGGGCAATCAGGTGTTCTAGAAGTTGCGATTGTGCGAACGATCCGGTGCCTCTAGCGTCATCGCTCAACGAGTTCACGGATTCCGTCTCTTCCACTTCGGACTCGTTCATCGGTGGTGCCACTCTGCGCGACAGTTCGCCTGCTCGACCCGAGGGAGTAACACTCATGACGACCGCTAGAGAGACAGGTCAGATGAATGCCGAGAAGCCCGTCAGCAAGAGCCGAGCACGGCATGCCGTGCTCGCGGCCACGGCCGGGAACACACTTGAGTGGTACGACCTGACCTCCTACGGATTCTTCGCGGTTTCGATCTCCAAGGCATTCTTTCCCGCCGGCGATCCGACGGTTTCCCTGATGCTCGCCTTCGGCACTTTCGGGGTCTCGTATCTGGTCAGGCCATTGGGCGCGCTGGTTCTGGGAACGTACGCGGACCGCACCGGACGGAAAGCCGCGCTGCTGCTCACCATTCGGCTCAT contains these protein-coding regions:
- a CDS encoding LysR family transcriptional regulator yields the protein MARPFTQSQFIEQIVAQKAMSPYADGMLNSPALEYFLEVVRTGSVNEASRRLLVAGSAISRQIGKLEQEIGVALFERRPRGMVPSEAGTLLAAYARRAALETDQLLAEIRGRGRLGAIVRVASSQGGAQEFLPAAMASFRKDHPGTTFHLPVVTPSLATQMVQDGSVDLAVTFSLAPVPDVRVIHAQRAPIQALVRSDHPLAQRNEIHLHDLLPYPVALTEEGTTNRRLFDLCCSIEGIAFEPLLVSSSSSTLSAFVKEANAVSLIGHISVHERLRVEGLKSIPILNPEMHLRTLQIQAMAGRQLPAVVSEFADHLIRQLGETEV
- a CDS encoding ATP-binding protein — its product is MNATAPSSAYSGSHAMPRRDAEFLFPLPHIPEAVGLVRRRAHTVLTGWNLPATTIEDAVLVISELVTNAVTHALPPAVLQMSRTTAEEPRALRIEVTDAGPAAPVPRPADGRHPAEHGRGNAIVTALAARHGTRVEPGAITRWADLPVT
- a CDS encoding Ig-like domain repeat protein — protein: MAAVRGLAAAPFSAAFSTVTIPAGTTPLAVAVAQNGNVYVGNANSANVTVINSTTNTVLATVPAGSDPAMIAVAANGNVYVTNQSSNNVTVISSATNTVLATVPVGGGPFALAVAPNGNVYVANSTSNNVTVISSATNTVLATVPVGAVPDAVAVAANGNVYVANRNANTVTVISSATNTVLTTLPTGGFPGYAAVAQNGNVYIANQTSNNVTVIDSATNTVVATVPAGTVPGVIAVAQNGNVYVTNTVSNNVTVIDSATNTVLATVPTGGGPFGVAVAPTGNVYVGNSNSNNVTVISSTTNTVVATVPVGAFPFSVAAAQNSNVYVTNANSANVTEISPLTVTTSPASPVCGQPVTFNISGGTPNGTAVVNFGDASPTVTVPLDATGSGQTTHTYTAGSFTATVNGNPTPVTVSPNPTTMTLSVTPNPSTCGQSVTVCATITPAPATTTVPTGTVTFTLPNGQTQVVPVNASGQACFTTTALTTGTLTAVYSGDSCFTGFTTSTPVTVNRTPTTLTAQPGTIRLRLTPLPEFYIPTLSATLTTTSGMPVAGQPVTFTATTLFGPVNLGTAVTDANGTATIHNAIVPVFAIATPFYTATFPGTACYTPATAHGILLFIPLPG